From a region of the Arachis ipaensis cultivar K30076 chromosome B09, Araip1.1, whole genome shotgun sequence genome:
- the LOC107615925 gene encoding protein FAR1-RELATED SEQUENCE 5-like: MLDARVRGLSRSHRAVKEGDLHQINSMRKSGLRVPTIFRAFANQSGRFETVGFEIKDIYNAIEKQRWAGVTNAESALKFLGTLRMTDSGMFWKYSVDVDKRLENLFWCNGTSHYDYNVFGDVLGFDATYGRNKYKCPLVIFSGVDHHMRTVVFGCAILSNESEASYVWLLRLFLKAMKGKQSKSVITDGDLAMKSVVSTVFPGAHHRLCIWHLLRNATARVGRHGFLRKFHLCLMGDLEVDEFERIWTESVADHGFEDHPWIVEMYAKKHSWSNAHIRGKFFAGLKTTSRCEALNMQLGKFIHNGYNLREFLEHFQHYLEFMRRRELVADYKSAYGEPVVKTKLEAIEQFAATVYTREVFELFREVLMLASNVRVVSTKRMSACVLFEVAMYCKQRSWAVSWAEEDDEFSSSCQRMESFGLPCIHMVGVLVYLNMTAIPKGVILDR; encoded by the coding sequence ATGCTGGATGCGAGGGTTAGGGGTCTGTCGCGGTCACACAGAGCAGTCAAGGAAGGGGATTTGCACCAAATCAATTCCATGAGAAAATCTGGGTTGCGGGTGCCAACAATTTTCCGCGCGTTTGCCAATCAGTCAGGAAGATTCGAGACTGTTGGGTTCGAGATAAAGGACATATATAACGCGATAGAGAAGCAAAGGTGGGCTGGCGTGACAAATGCGGAGTCCGCGTTGAAGTTCTTGGGAACTTTAAGGATGACTGATTCTGGGATGTTCTGGAAGTACTCGGTGGATGTTGACAAGAGGCTGGAAAATCTCTTCTGGTGCAATGGTACAAGTCATTATGACTACAACGTGTTCGGTGATGTCCTGGGTTTTGATGCAACTTACGGTCGTAACAAATACAAGTGCCCTTTGGTAATATTCTCAGGGGTGGACCATCACATGAGGACGGTTGTGTTCGGCTGCGCCATATTGAGCAACGAGAGCGAAGCAAGCTATGTGTGGTTGCTGCGGTTATTTCTTAAGGCAATGAAGGGAAAACAGTCAAAGTCTGTCATCACGGACGGTGACCTCGCCATGAAGAGTGTGGTTAGCACAGTTTTTCCCGGTGCACATCACAGGTTGTGTATTTGGCATTTGTTAAGGAACGCCACTGCTAGAGTCGGACGGCATGGTTTTCTTAGGAAATTCCATCTGTGCCTCATGGGAGATCTAGAGGTCGACGAATTTGAGAGAATATGGACGGAGAGTGTGGCGGACCACGGGTTCGAGGATCATCCATGGATAGTGGAGATGTATGCCAAGAAGCATTCCTGGTCCAATGCCCATATCCGGGGGAAATTCTTCGCAGGACTGAAGACGACATCCAGGTGCGAGGCTTTGAATATGCAGCTTGGAAAATTTATACACAATGGGTACAATCTGAGGGAGTTTTTGGAGCACTTCCAACACTATTTGGAGTTCATGAGGAGGAGAGAACTAGTGGCAGACTACAAGTCTGCATATGGCGAGCCTGTTGTAAAGACGAAACTCGAGGCCATTGAGCAGTTCGCTGCAACGGTTTATACAAGAGAGGTTTTCGAACTGTTTCGGGAGGTGCTGATGCTAGCCAGCAACGTTAGAGTTGTGTCCACCAAGAGGATGAGCGCTTGTGTTTTGTTCGAGGTTGCAATGTACTGCAAGCAGAGATCATGGGCCGTGTCGTGGGCCGAGGAAGACGACGAATTTAGCTCTTCTTGTCAGCGGATGGAGTCCTTTGGGCTTCCTTGTATCCACATGGTTGGGGTTTTGGTTTATCTGAACATGACAGCTATCCCCAAAGGCGTAATACTTGACCGGTAG
- the LOC107619714 gene encoding cysteine-rich repeat secretory protein 3 isoform X2 gives MGFPRKTLFLLVFMVLFTNHYYSESASDYTTLVYKGCSKDTFTDPNGVYSQALSSLFGSLVAQSTKTKFFKATSGSGQSTMTGIFQCRGDLSTSDCYNCVSRLPVLSDKLCGKTIAARIQLLGCYMLYEVAGFSEQVSGMQMLFKACGATTRSNGGFEVKRDTAFSVMENGVVSAHGFYATSYQGLYVMGQCEGDVGDSDCGECVKNAVQKAEVECGSSTSAQVYLHKCFISYGYYPNGVPRGHSSSSSSASSSSSYSSSSSGQNTGKTVAIILGGAAGVAFLVICLLFARSLMKKHDDH, from the exons ATGGGGTTTCCAAGAAAGACTCTCTTCCTCCTCGTGTTCATGGTCTTGTTCACAAACCACTACTACTCTGAATCTGCTTCAGACTACACAACCTTGGTCTACAAAGGTTGTTCCAAAGACACATTCACAGATCCAAATGGTGTTTACTCACAAGCACTCTCATCACTGTTTGGCTCATTGGTGGCCCAATCAACAAAAACAAAGTTCTTTAAGGCcacaagtgggagtggccaaTCCACCATGACAGGAATCTTCCAATGCAGAGGTGATCTCTCAACCTCTGACTGCTACAACTGTGTCAGCAGGCTCCCTGTCCTCTCAGACAAGCTTTGTGGCAAGACCATTGCTGCAAGGATCCAGCTCCTAGGTTGTTACATGCTCTATGAGGTTGCTGGATTCTCAGAACAAGTCTCAGGGATGCAGATGCTGTTCAAGGCTTGTGGGGCAACAACAAGAAGCAATGGTGGGTTTGAGGTGAAGAGGGACACTGCATTCTCTGTTATGGAGAATGGTGTTGTGAGTGCCCATGGATTCTATGCTACTAGCTACCAGGGTTTGTATGTGATGGGTCAGTGTGAGGGTGATGTTGGTGATTCTGATTGTGGGGAGTGTGTGAAGAATGCTGTGCAGAAAGCTGAGGTTGAATGTGGAAGTTCTACTTCGGCGCAGGTTTATTTGCACAAGTGCTTCATTAGTTATGGTTATTATCCTAATGGGGTTCCTAGGggccattcttcttcttcttcttctgcatcatcatcatcttcttacTCCTCATCTTCCTCAG GGCAAAATACCGGGAAGACAGTGGCTATAATATTAGGAGGGGCAGCAGGGGTTGCATTCTTGGTTATTTGCTTGCTATTTGCTAGGAGTTTGATGAAGAAACATGATG ATCATTGA
- the LOC107619714 gene encoding cysteine-rich repeat secretory protein 3 isoform X1 — MGFPRKTLFLLVFMVLFTNHYYSESASDYTTLVYKGCSKDTFTDPNGVYSQALSSLFGSLVAQSTKTKFFKATSGSGQSTMTGIFQCRGDLSTSDCYNCVSRLPVLSDKLCGKTIAARIQLLGCYMLYEVAGFSEQVSGMQMLFKACGATTRSNGGFEVKRDTAFSVMENGVVSAHGFYATSYQGLYVMGQCEGDVGDSDCGECVKNAVQKAEVECGSSTSAQVYLHKCFISYGYYPNGVPRGHSSSSSSASSSSSYSSSSSGFKHKTFHQGTKVHEIFTFLDLNFVTPFTKCHLCNLGLIIWPIDATGRAKYREDSGYNIRRGSRGCILGYLLAIC; from the exons ATGGGGTTTCCAAGAAAGACTCTCTTCCTCCTCGTGTTCATGGTCTTGTTCACAAACCACTACTACTCTGAATCTGCTTCAGACTACACAACCTTGGTCTACAAAGGTTGTTCCAAAGACACATTCACAGATCCAAATGGTGTTTACTCACAAGCACTCTCATCACTGTTTGGCTCATTGGTGGCCCAATCAACAAAAACAAAGTTCTTTAAGGCcacaagtgggagtggccaaTCCACCATGACAGGAATCTTCCAATGCAGAGGTGATCTCTCAACCTCTGACTGCTACAACTGTGTCAGCAGGCTCCCTGTCCTCTCAGACAAGCTTTGTGGCAAGACCATTGCTGCAAGGATCCAGCTCCTAGGTTGTTACATGCTCTATGAGGTTGCTGGATTCTCAGAACAAGTCTCAGGGATGCAGATGCTGTTCAAGGCTTGTGGGGCAACAACAAGAAGCAATGGTGGGTTTGAGGTGAAGAGGGACACTGCATTCTCTGTTATGGAGAATGGTGTTGTGAGTGCCCATGGATTCTATGCTACTAGCTACCAGGGTTTGTATGTGATGGGTCAGTGTGAGGGTGATGTTGGTGATTCTGATTGTGGGGAGTGTGTGAAGAATGCTGTGCAGAAAGCTGAGGTTGAATGTGGAAGTTCTACTTCGGCGCAGGTTTATTTGCACAAGTGCTTCATTAGTTATGGTTATTATCCTAATGGGGTTCCTAGGggccattcttcttcttcttcttctgcatcatcatcatcttcttacTCCTCATCTTCCTCAG GCTTCAAACACAAAACCTTTCATCAAGGGACTAAAGTCCATGAAATTTTCACATTCCTAGATCTCAATTTTGTGACACCATTCACTAAATGTCATTTATGTAACCTTGGTTTGATTATTTGGCCAATTGATGCAACTGGCAGGGCAAAATACCGGGAAGACAGTGGCTATAATATTAGGAGGGGCAGCAGGGGTTGCATTCTTGGTTATTTGCTTGCTATTTGCTAG